GTCATGTATATACCTACTTCTGAGGGGATGCATGCTACAATAGCGTAGTATAGAAGGAAAAGGAGGCGAGAACGTTGAGGCTTGCAGGAAAACAAGTGGTTTGCTTCGTTGAAAGTGAATTTGAGGATCTCGAGCTCTGGTATCCGGTGATGAGACTGCGAGAGGAAGGCGCTACCGTCCATTTCGTTGGCCCGAAGGCGAATCAAGTCTACATAGGGAAGTACGGTGTACCGTGTGAGGCTGACAAAGCGATGGCAGAGGTCAATCCTGCCGACTATGCAGGTGTACTCGTTCCAGGAGGGTGGGCACCTGATAAGTTGCGCCGCTATCCGGAAGTGCTGTCGTTTGTGATTGCGATGCACGAGGCGAAAAAACCGATTGGCCATATTTGTCATGCGGGGTGGGTGCTTGCTTCCGCAAAAATTTTGCGTGGGGTAACCACGACATCGACGCCAGGCATTAAAGATGATATGGAGAATGCAGGCGCGATTTGGGTAGATGAAGAGGTCGTAGTAGACGGTCACATTGTTGGTTCACGTAGACCGCCTGATCTGCCTGCGTATGCCAAAGCGTTTGCTGATTTGCTGGCACAACAATAATAAAAGAAGGAATAAAGGGCTTGCTCGAAATACTGAGTAAGCCCCTTTTTTGACGTTGATAGAAGTTTTGTTACGAATTGGAGTCATTCCGTTTCTTCCAGGGAGGATCGCCTATCTCGTGAATTTTGTTATTGATTTTAAAAAAAAGAAAGGGAATCAAAAACGCCAAGACCGTCCCTGTGAAGGTCAAATACGGAGGGACTACGCCTAAAAATTTGAACATGGGATCACCTGTTGTTTTGGCGTTCGGTACGGTTGATTGCACCGATATTGCGTAAATAGACCTTTGCTTGAACCGTTATCTCACTTTTTTCATACAGACGCTGCCCTTTTTCCCAATCCTGCCGAATCTTTTTCCATAGCGAAAAATGATGCTGCTTCAGATAACTGCCAAGCTTGATGACATCCACTTTCATCTGCTTATGGACCTTCCTGATGGTGTCATTGCTCATTCGCTCGATTTCTTCGGCAAACACTTGTTCAAGCTTCTCCATTGCCGTGCTATTTAAGGAATCCATTATGGCGTAAGACTCGGCCAATGTGCCTTCACATTCGATTCTTATCGTGAATTTCATGTGCTGCTGATCGCGTAAATCTTCTTCAATGCTATGCTTGATTCCTTGGATGTTCATCGAGACAAGGTTGTTTTTTAACTTGCCTTTTACCATCCCTCCGCTAACTTTTCCCGTGAGAAAATTCAGTCCCTCCGTCTCTTCTTCCCCGAGAAAACCTATCATCTGATTGTCATGGGTAAAAACAGCGGCGCCTGCTAATTTTACCTCCTGCTCATCGGGTCTGATGCGTGGAACCACAAAACTGTACGGACTGAGAAGTTCCTCGTGGACATCTCCCAATCGGACCTCTGGAAGCATGCGGGAATTTTTATTGACGTTTTCTCCAATCGAATTGACGTAAATAGTGGGTAGC
This genomic stretch from Brevibacillus sp. DP1.3A harbors:
- a CDS encoding type 1 glutamine amidotransferase domain-containing protein, which gives rise to MRLAGKQVVCFVESEFEDLELWYPVMRLREEGATVHFVGPKANQVYIGKYGVPCEADKAMAEVNPADYAGVLVPGGWAPDKLRRYPEVLSFVIAMHEAKKPIGHICHAGWVLASAKILRGVTTTSTPGIKDDMENAGAIWVDEEVVVDGHIVGSRRPPDLPAYAKAFADLLAQQ
- a CDS encoding Ger(x)C family spore germination protein: MNRRLIVCSICLLLSTLLAGCWDQVQIEERGFVVGVAIDKPRTKEAEQQAKQEAPDKPQVKERFLVTHQFVVPGGLISGSQGSGGGQNTANEAYHNLISEGNSLFEISRELATRTSRTPFYQHMKILIVSEDVARTKNGFARALDFYLRDPDSRRSSKVFISNGPAKEVLEVKPKTEKLPTIYVNSIGENVNKNSRMLPEVRLGDVHEELLSPYSFVVPRIRPDEQEVKLAGAAVFTHDNQMIGFLGEEETEGLNFLTGKVSGGMVKGKLKNNLVSMNIQGIKHSIEEDLRDQQHMKFTIRIECEGTLAESYAIMDSLNSTAMEKLEQVFAEEIERMSNDTIRKVHKQMKVDVIKLGSYLKQHHFSLWKKIRQDWEKGQRLYEKSEITVQAKVYLRNIGAINRTERQNNR